The following proteins are co-located in the Canis aureus isolate CA01 chromosome X, VMU_Caureus_v.1.0, whole genome shotgun sequence genome:
- the TASL gene encoding TLR adapter interacting with SLC15A4 on the lysosome encodes MLSEGYLSGLAYQNDIHWSCSSYNEQVAEKEEETTSATHSYCSVDETQVRSLYVNCKSSDKFISSVHSRESQHSRDQRTIMLQTNPNPVFESPTLAAVEICRDSSRETYLVPPSCKSICKNYNDLHIAGDQVMAINSVTTDFPPESSFEYGPLLKSSEIPLPMEDSISPQPSYFPQKPIQQYSSYWRITSIKEKSSLQMQKPISNAVLNEYLEQKVEELYKQYIMDTEFHDSSPTQILASELIMTNVDQISLQVSREKNLETSKAKDIVINCLLQLVSSEISTPSLHISQYSNVNP; translated from the coding sequence ATGCTGTCAGAAGGGTATCTCAGTGGACTTGCCTACCAGAATGACATCCACTGGAGCTGTTCATCTTATAATGAGCAGGTGgctgagaaggaagaagagacaaCATCTGCGACTCATTCCTACTGTTCTGTGGATGAAACCCAAGTCCGAAGTCTGTATGTGAACTGCAAATCCTCGgacaaatttatttcttcagtgCATTCAAGAGAGAGCCAACACAGTAGAGATCAGAGAACCATAATGCTGCAGACAAACCCCAATCCCGTGTTTGAAAGTCCCACCTTGGCTGCAGTTGAAATATGTAGAGACTCCAGCCGAGAGACCTACTTGGTTCCACCTTCCTGCAAAAGTATTTGCAAGAATTATAATGACTTACATATTGCAGGGGACCAGGTGATGGCTATTAACTCAGTGACAACAGATTTTCCCCCAGAGAGCAGTTTTGAATATGGCCCTTTGCTGAAATCATCTGAGATTCCTTTGCCCATGGAGGATTCCATTTCCCCTCAGCCCAGCTACTTTCCCCAAAAACCTATCCAGCAGTATTCATCCTACTGGAGAATAACCAGCATCAAAGAGAAGAGCAGCCTGCAAATGCAGAAGCCTATTTCTAATGCAGTCCTGAATGAGTACCTGGAGCAGAAGGTGGAAGAGTTATATAAGCAGTACATTATGGACACCGAATTTCATGACAGTTCTCCCACCCAGATTTTGGCATCGGAACTCATCATGACAAATGTGGATCAAATTAGTCTCCAAGTGTCTAGAGAGAAGAATCTGGAGACGTCCAAAGCCAAAGATATAGTCATTAACTGTCTATTACAGTTGGTATCCAGTGAAATCAGCACACCTAGTCTCCATATTTCTCAGTACAGCAACGTCAATCCTTAG